In Cervus elaphus chromosome 5, mCerEla1.1, whole genome shotgun sequence, the following proteins share a genomic window:
- the FGG gene encoding fibrinogen gamma chain isoform X1, with product MSWSSHPPSVIYFYILSLLSSACLAYVATRDNCCILDERFGSYCPTTCGVADFLSNYQTSVDKDLQNLEGILYQVENKTSEARELVKAIQISYNPDEPSKPNKIESATKNSKRMMEEIMKYETLIATHESTIRFLQEMYNSNNQKISNLKQKVVQLEAKCQEPCQDTVKIHDVTGRDCQEVANKGAKESGLYFIRPLKAKQQFLVYCEIDGSGNGWTVFQKRLDGSVDFKKNWIQYKEGFGHLSPTGNTEFWLGNEKIHLISTQSTIPYVLRIQLEDWNGRTSTADYASFKLTGENDKYRLTYAYFIGGDAGDAFDGYDFGDDSSDKFFTSHNGMQFSTWDSDNDKYDGNCAEQDGSGWWMNKCHAGHLNGVYYQGGTYSKTSTPNGYDNGIIWATWKSRWYSMKKTTMKIIPFNRLAIGEGQQHHLGGAKQVGAEHHVEIEYD from the exons ATGAGTTGGTCCTCGCACCCTCCGAGTGTAATCTACTTCTACATTCTTTCATTGCTCTCTTCAGCATGCCTGGCA TATGTTGCTACCCGAGACAACTGCTGCATCTTAGATGAAAGATTT GGTAGTTATTGCCCAACTACCTGTGGAGTTGCAGATTTCCTGTCTAATTACCAAACCAGTGTAGACAAGGATCTACAAAATTTGGAAGGCATCTTATATCAGGTTGAGAACAAAACATCAGAAGCCAGAGAGCTGGTCAAAGCAATCCAAATCAGCTATAACCCTGATGAACCATCAAAGCCAA ATAAGATAGAGAGTGCTACCAAGAATTCCAAGAGAATGAtggaagaaattatgaaatatGAAACATTGATAGCAACACATGAATCAACAATTCG atttttgcaGGAAATGTATAACTCAAATAATCAAAAAATCAGTAACCTAAAACAGAAAGTGGTCCAGCTTGAAGCAAAGTGTCAAGAGCCTTGTCAAGATACAGTGAAAATACATGATGTAACTGGGAGAG attgccAAGAGGTTGCCAATAAGGGGGCCAAAGAGAGTGGACTTTACTTTATCAGACCTCTGAAAGCTAAGCAGCAGTTCTTAGTCTACTGTGAAATTGATGGGTCTGGAAATGGATGGACTGTGTTTCAGAAG AGGCTTGACGGCAGTGTGGATTTCAAGAAAAACTGGATTCAATATAAAGAAGGGTTTGGACATCTGTCTCCTACTGGAAACACAGAATTTTGGCTGGGAAATGAGAAGATTCATTTGATAAGCACACAGTCTACCATCCCTTATGTATTAAGAATACAGTTGGAGGACTGGAATGGCAGAACCAG CACTGCAGACTATGCTTCATTCAAGTTAACAGGTGAAAATGACAAATACCGCCTGACATATGCTTACTTCATTGGTGGAGATGCTGGAGATGCATTTGATGGCTATGATTTTGGTGATGATTCTAGTGACAAGTTTTTCACATCCCATAATGGCATGCAGTTCAGTACCTGGGACAGTGACAATGATAAGTATGATGGCAACTGTGCTGAACAGGATGGATCTGGTTGGTGGATGAACAAATGTCATGCTGGCCACCTCAATGGAGTTTATTATCAAG GTGGCACTTACTCAAAAACATCTACTCCTAATGGTTATGATAATGGCATTATTTGGGCCACCTGGAAATCCCGGTGGTATTCAATGAAGAAAACCACCATGAAGATAATCCCATTTAACAGACTTGCCATTGGAGAAGGACAGCAGCACCATCTGGGGGGAGCCAAACAGGTCGGAGCAGAACATCATGTTGAAATAGAATATGACTAA
- the FGG gene encoding fibrinogen gamma chain isoform X2 produces the protein MSWSSHPPSVIYFYILSLLSSACLAYVATRDNCCILDERFGSYCPTTCGVADFLSNYQTSVDKDLQNLEGILYQVENKTSEARELVKAIQISYNPDEPSKPNKIESATKNSKRMMEEIMKYETLIATHESTIRFLQEMYNSNNQKISNLKQKVVQLEAKCQEPCQDTVKIHDVTGRDCQEVANKGAKESGLYFIRPLKAKQQFLVYCEIDGSGNGWTVFQKRLDGSVDFKKNWIQYKEGFGHLSPTGNTEFWLGNEKIHLISTQSTIPYVLRIQLEDWNGRTSTADYASFKLTGENDKYRLTYAYFIGGDAGDAFDGYDFGDDSSDKFFTSHNGMQFSTWDSDNDKYDGNCAEQDGSGWWMNKCHAGHLNGVYYQGGTYSKTSTPNGYDNGIIWATWKSRWYSMKKTTMKIIPFNRLAIGEGQQHHLGGAKQAGDV, from the exons ATGAGTTGGTCCTCGCACCCTCCGAGTGTAATCTACTTCTACATTCTTTCATTGCTCTCTTCAGCATGCCTGGCA TATGTTGCTACCCGAGACAACTGCTGCATCTTAGATGAAAGATTT GGTAGTTATTGCCCAACTACCTGTGGAGTTGCAGATTTCCTGTCTAATTACCAAACCAGTGTAGACAAGGATCTACAAAATTTGGAAGGCATCTTATATCAGGTTGAGAACAAAACATCAGAAGCCAGAGAGCTGGTCAAAGCAATCCAAATCAGCTATAACCCTGATGAACCATCAAAGCCAA ATAAGATAGAGAGTGCTACCAAGAATTCCAAGAGAATGAtggaagaaattatgaaatatGAAACATTGATAGCAACACATGAATCAACAATTCG atttttgcaGGAAATGTATAACTCAAATAATCAAAAAATCAGTAACCTAAAACAGAAAGTGGTCCAGCTTGAAGCAAAGTGTCAAGAGCCTTGTCAAGATACAGTGAAAATACATGATGTAACTGGGAGAG attgccAAGAGGTTGCCAATAAGGGGGCCAAAGAGAGTGGACTTTACTTTATCAGACCTCTGAAAGCTAAGCAGCAGTTCTTAGTCTACTGTGAAATTGATGGGTCTGGAAATGGATGGACTGTGTTTCAGAAG AGGCTTGACGGCAGTGTGGATTTCAAGAAAAACTGGATTCAATATAAAGAAGGGTTTGGACATCTGTCTCCTACTGGAAACACAGAATTTTGGCTGGGAAATGAGAAGATTCATTTGATAAGCACACAGTCTACCATCCCTTATGTATTAAGAATACAGTTGGAGGACTGGAATGGCAGAACCAG CACTGCAGACTATGCTTCATTCAAGTTAACAGGTGAAAATGACAAATACCGCCTGACATATGCTTACTTCATTGGTGGAGATGCTGGAGATGCATTTGATGGCTATGATTTTGGTGATGATTCTAGTGACAAGTTTTTCACATCCCATAATGGCATGCAGTTCAGTACCTGGGACAGTGACAATGATAAGTATGATGGCAACTGTGCTGAACAGGATGGATCTGGTTGGTGGATGAACAAATGTCATGCTGGCCACCTCAATGGAGTTTATTATCAAG GTGGCACTTACTCAAAAACATCTACTCCTAATGGTTATGATAATGGCATTATTTGGGCCACCTGGAAATCCCGGTGGTATTCAATGAAGAAAACCACCATGAAGATAATCCCATTTAACAGACTTGCCATTGGAGAAGGACAGCAGCACCATCTGGGGGGAGCCAAACAG GCTGGAGACGTATAA